GGAGTGGTTTCACATCTGTGGGGCAGTGCTTTGCAAAACAGCCAGGCCCCGCGTTTTCGCGTGAGTGGCACGCTGGGCTGCTACACCGTTGAAGGGCTGGATGGCCAGGAAGACGCGCTGAAGGCCGGCAAGTCACCGAAAACCGAAGGCGAGCACTGGGGCGCGGAAGAACACCGACGCTGGGGCTGGTTTGAACAGGGGCCGGAGCGGGAACGGGTGCCGTCGGAAAAGGGCTGCTGGCCGCAATTCTATCGGCAGTTGCAATGTGCCGTGCAAGGCCAGGGGCCGCTGCCGGTTGACGCCTGGGACGCGCTGGAAACCACCCGTATATTGGACGCCGCACGCCTGAGCGCCGAGCGCCAGCAAGTGGTTTCGACAAAAATAGAATAAAATTCTAAAACAGGTTGATATGGAAATTATTTTCCAATAAAGTCGTTTCCAGGTTGCATAAAGTACGTCTTGGGCTCGACCCCGGCGACTCAACAAAAACAAGATCAAAAACAACCAGGTACCGTCAGATGAAAATCTTCAACGCTGTACTGCGAGTTTTACGCCCTGCCCACACGCCACGCGCACTGCCTCGCGCCCGGCCGTTCTACTTCTCCTTCCTCAATGTGCTGTGCGTCGAAAACCAGGGCGCACTGGTCTGCTGCATTCCCGGCGCTCCGGTGGTGCGCGTGCCTGCCGAACGCTGATAAACGCAACGTCCATAAAACCAACAAGAAAGTGGAGACAGACCGTTCATGAAGACCCCGATCCGTTTTACCGCGCTGGCCCTGTCGATGCTGCTCGCCAGTGGCGTTGCCGCAGCCGCTGACATCAAGGTGGGGGTGAGCATGTCCGCCTTCGATGACACCTTCCTGACCTACCTGCGCGAAGACATGGACAAGCAGGCCAAGTCCTATCCCAAGGGCGACGGCGTGCAACTGCAGTTCGAAGACGCCCGTGCCGACGTGGTCAAGCAACTGAGCCAGGTCGAGAATTTCATCAGCCAGAAAGTCGACGCCATCATCGTCAACCCGGTGGACACCGCCTCGACCAAGAACATTATCAGTGCCGCTACCAAGGCCGGCATCCCGTTGGTGTTCGTCAATCGCCGCCCGGACCAGAAAGACCTGCCCAAGGACGTGGTGGCGGTGGTCTCCGATGACGTCGAAGCCGGCAAGTTGCAAATGCAATACATCGCCGAAAAGCTCGGCGGCAAGGGCAAGATCGTGATCCTGCTGGGTGACCTGGCGAACAACTCCACCACCAACCGCACCAAGGGCGTGAAGGAAGTGCTGGCCAAGTACCCGGACATCAAGATCGAGCAGGAGCAAACCGGCATCTGGCTGCGGGACAGGGGCATGACCCTGGTCAATGACTGGCTGACCCAGGGTCGCGATTTCAATGCGGTGCTGGCTAACAATGATGAAATGGCCATCGGTGCGGCCATGGCCCTGAAATCGGCAGGCAAGAAAGACGTATTGATCGCCGGTGTCGACGGCACGCCGGACGGCCTCAACGCAATCACCAAGGGTGAAATGGCGGCCTCGGCGTTCCAGGACGCCAAGGGCCAGGCCGTCGGCTCGGTAGAGGCGGCGCGCAAGATGGCCAGGCACGAGCCGGTGGAGCAGGACGTGGTGATCCCGTTCAAGCTCATCACCCCGGACAACGTCAAAGACTTCAAGTAGCCCTGAACTCACAACCCTAAGCTGGCAGGGCGGTCACGGCCGCCCTGCAGATGGAGTACTCCTATGCTCGCTCACGCCACCGTCTCGCCGCCGCCGGGTATCCAGCCGCTGGCGCAGGACGAACCCTACCTGCTGGAAATCGTCAACATCAGCAAAGGCTTTCCCGGCGTCGTGGCCCTGGCCGACGTGCAACTGCGCGTGCGCCCCGGCACGGTGCTGGCACTGATGGGCGAAAACGGGGCGGGCAAGTCGACGCTGATGAAGATCATCGCCGGCATCTACCAGCCCGACGCCGGTGAAATTCGCCTGCGTGGCAAACCGGTCGTATTCGAAACACCGCTGGCGGCGCAGAAGGCAGGGATTGCGATGATCCACCAGGAACTCAACCTGATGCCGCACATGAGCATCGCCGAAAATATCTGGATCGGCCGCGAGCAGCTCAACAGCCTGCACATGGTCAACCACCGCGAAATGCACCGCTGCACCGCCGACCTGCTGGCGCGCCTGCGCATCAACCTCGACCCGGAAGAACAGGTGGGCAACCTGAGCATCGCCGAACGGCAGATGGTCGAGATCGCCAAGGCCGTGTCCTATGACTCCGATATCCTGATCATGGATGAACCGACGTCGGCGATTACCGAAAAGGAAGTTGCCCACCTGTTTTCGATCATTGCCGACCTCAAGTCCCAGGGCAAAGGCATCGTCTACATCACGCATAAAATGAACGAAGTGTTCGCCATCGCCGATGAAGTGGCGGTGTTTCGCGATGGCCAGTACATCGGCCTGCAACGCGCCGACAGCATGAACAGCGACAGCCTGATCTCGATGATGGTCGGTCGTGAGCTGAGCCAGTTGTTCCCGGTGCGCGAGACGCCGATTGGCGACTTGTTGCTGTCGGTGCGCAACCTGAGCCTGGACGGCGTGTTCAAGGACGTTTCGTTTGACCTGCACGCCGGTGAAATCCTCGGCATCGCAGGATTGATGGGCTCGGGCCGCACCAACGTGGCGGAAACCATCTTCGGCATCACCCCCAGCAGCAGCGGGCAGATCACCCTTGACGGCAAGCCGGTGCGCATCAGCGACCCGCACATGGCCATCGAGAAGGGCTTTGCGCTGTTGACCGAAGACCGCAAGCTCAGTGGCCTGTTCCCGTGCCTGTCGGTGCTGGAAAACATGGAAATGGCGGTGCTGCCGCACTATTCGGGCAACGGTTTCATTCAGCAGAAAGCCCTGCGTGCCTTGTGCGAGGACATGTGCAAGAAGCTGCGGGTGAAAACCCCATCGCTGGAACAGTGCATCGATACGCTGTCCGGTGGTAATCAGCAGAAGGCGCTGTTGGCGCGCTGGCTGATGACCAACCCGCGCCTGTTGATCCTCGATGAGCCGACCCGTGGCATCGACGTAGGTGCCAAGGCCGAGATCTATCGCCTGATCGCCTTCCTCGCCAGCGAAGGCATGGCGGTGATCATGATTTCCTCTGAACTGCCCGAAGTGCTCGGCATGAGCGACCGGGTGATGGTGATGCACGAAGGCGAACTGATGGGCACCCTGGATCGTGCGGATGCCACTCAGGAAAAAGTCATGCAATTGGCCTCCGGTATGACCGCAGTCCACTGATTCCAGAATAAGAAGGTGATGGGTTATGAACGCAATAACAGACAACAAGCCGGCTACGGCACCGGTCAAGAACCGTCGACGCTTGCCCACCGAGCTGAGCATCTTCCTGGTGCTGATCGGCATCGGCCTGGTGTTTGAATTGTTCGGCTGGATCGTGCGCGACCAGAGTTTTTTGATGAACTCCCAGCGCCTGGTGCTGATGATCCTGCAGGTGTCGATCATCGGCCTGCTGGCTATCGGTGTGACTCAGGTGATCATCACGACCGGGATCGACCTGTCGTCCGGCTCGGTGCTGGCCTTGTCCGCAATGATCGCGGCGAGTCTGGCGCAGACTTCCGATTTTTCCCGGGCGGTGTTCCCGTCCCTGACCGACTTGCCGGTATGGATCCCGGTGGCGATGGGCCTGGGTGTGGGGCTGCTGGCGGGTGCGATCAACGGCAGTATCATTGCGGTCACCGGTATTCCGCCCTTTATTGCGACCCTGGGCATGATGGTCTCGGCCCGTGGCCTGGCGCGTTACTACACCGAAGGCCAGCCGGTGAGCATGCTGTCGGACTCGTACACGGCCATCGGCCACGGCGCGATGCCGGTGATCATCTTCCTGGTGGTGGCGGTGATTTTCCATATCGCCCTGCGTTACACCAAGTACGGTAAGTACACCTACGCCATCGGCGGCAACATGCAGGCGGCGCGCACCTCGGGGATCAACGTCAAGCGTCACCTGATCATCGTCTACAGCATCGCCGGTCTGCTCGCAGGCCTGGCCGGCGTGGTGGCTTCGGCCCGCGCGGCGACCGGCCAGGCGGGCATGGGCATGTCCTACGAGCTGGACGCCATCGCGGCTGCGGTGATCGGCGGCACCAGCCTGGCGGGCGGGGTAGGGCGCATCACCGGCACCGTGATCGGCGCACTGATCCTCGGCGTCATGGCCAGCGGCTTTACCTTCGTCGGGGTGGATGCGTATATCCAGGACATCATCAAGGGGCTGATCATCGTGGTGGCGGTGGTGATCGACCAGTATCGCAACAAGCGCAAGCTCAAGCGCTGAGGCTATCTCAAGGGCAACATCCATCAAAATGTGGGAGGGGGCTTGCCCCCGATAGCGGTGGATCAGTGACAAAATTGTTGACTGACACACTGCAATCGGGGGCAAGCCTCCTCCCACATTTATTAATTCTGTGCGATCCGTATCAACCGTTTGTCTTCTATATAGCTCCATAAACTTGAATTTCTTGCTATAAACGCACTCCGATAACCGTTCGCCAAGCCCGTCCTGGTGCTTTTGGGGGTTGATCGGGAAAAAATGCCTGTCATTTCAGTTGCTGCGCCTTCAAGTCGGCCTTAGACTGCCGCCCCTCGTAAATTGAGTGCCGGGTGGCGCTTGGAATCGATGGCGCCTTTCCGAGACCTGCAGAGGTCGGCCGGAACGCTCCCTTATTCGCCTTAATGCACGTATTTTTTATAGAGAAATCAATGACAAAGGAAAAGTTGCTGGCCATGCCGGCGGATGACTACATGAATGCCGAACAGCACGCTTTTTTCGAGAAGTTGCTGCAAGACATGAAAGTGGAACACCACGAGCGCATTGAACAGAACCGTATCGCCATTGAAAGCCTGGACACCCCGGCCGATCCGGCCGACGCCGCTTCCGTGGAAGAAGAGCGCACCTGGCTGGTCAATGCCATCGACCGCGACCAGCGCATGTTGCCGCAACTGGAACGTGCCCTGGAACGCATCAAGGAAGATTCCTTTGGCTGGTGTGATGACAGCGGCGAGCCTATCGGCCTCAAGCGCCTGCTGATCAGTCCGACCACCAAATACTGCATCGAAGCGCAAGAGCGCCACGAGCAGATCGACAAGCACCAGCGTCAAGCCTGATGCGTGTACGGGGGGCCGCATGATCGGCTCCCCGCAGAGTTTTCCGTTACACCCCCGTTATTGATCTACTGCAAGCACCTGTACTAAAGGCCCATGGATAATGGCCTGATAGTGGCGTTTAATGCAGACACAATAACGACAAGCAGCGGGGTAACGACAATGGCTGGAGACGGATCTCTGATGGGCGCAGCAGTACCACCGCAAACGGTGGCGCGGGTGCTGCCCGGCTGGCTGATACCGCTTGCGCAGAGCACCGCCCTGGTGCTGATACTGCTGGGTCTGGCGTTTGCCCGCTTGCCGCTCTACCTGTGCCTGCCGCTGGCCTTGCTGGTGATCTGGCTACCCCGCCTGAAAAGCCCCAAGCCTTCTGTGGCCCACGCGACGGCCAGCGATGCGATTGGCGCGCTGACGCGCGACTTGTCCCATACCACCAGCCATAATGCACTCTCCGCTGCGGGCGTGGCCTATTCGGTCAGGCAGCTGGCGGCGCGCCTGCAATCGCAATTGAGCGCCTCCCAGCAAATCGTCAGCAGCGCGCAGGTGATGATCGGCACCGAGCAGGTCACGTCCCAGCTCAGCCGCCAGGCCCTGGGCGCGGCCAGCCAGGCCCATCAGCGCAGCAGCGAGGGCCGTGAAGTGTTGGTGCAGTCGATCTCCCGCATGCATCAACTCAGCCAGCGTGCCGATGCCAGCCGCACGCTGATCGAAGCCTTGAGCCAGCGCAGCGAAGACATCCAGCGCGTGACGCTGGTGATTCAGTCCATCGCCAGCCAGACCAACCTGCTGGCGCTGAATGCGGCGATTGAAGCGGCGCGGGCCGGTGAGCATGGCCGCGGGTTTGCCGTGGTTGCCGATGAAGTGCGTGGCCTTGCCGGACGCACGGCCACGGCCACGGATGAAGTTGGGGTGATGATCGCCGACATCCAGCAGCGTACGGCCCAGGTGGTGGAGCAGATTCGCCAGCTGTCGGCGGACCTGCACACCGGTGTGGAGCAAGTGGAAAATGCCGGCGAACACCTGGCAAGCATCGCTGGCCTGGCAGCGGATGTGGAACAGCAGGTCAGTGAAATCGCCCAGGGCACCGACACCAACCGCAGCCAACTCGACAGCCTGTTCCACGCCGTGGAGCAGATGCGCAGCGACCTTGCGGTCAGCGATGAGCAAACCCGCCGGCTCGCCGACGCCGCCGTGCAGATGGAAGGGCAGGCAGAGACCATCAGCGAGCGCCTGGCGCAAGTCGGCCTGGATGACTATCACCAGCGCATCTACGACCTGGCTCGCGAAGGCGCCCGACGGATTGGCGAACAGTTCGAGGCGGATGTGTTGCACAGCCGGATCAGCCTCGAGGATCTGTTTGATCGCAGCTACACGCTGATGCCCAATACCCAGCCGAGCAAATATAAAACGCGGTTTGACGCCTACACCGACCAGGTATTGCCGGCTATTCAGGAGGCGCTGTTACCGCGTCATGAAGGCTTGGTATTTGCCATCGCTTGTACGCCGCAGGGCTACGTGCCGACGCATAACAAAGCGTTTTCCCACCCATTGACCGGTGATGCCCAAGTGGACGCTGTGCAGAACCGCACCAAGCGCAAATTCGACGACCGTACAGGCCTGCGGTGCGGCAGTCATCAACAACCCATGCTGCTGCAGACTTACACACGCGATACCGGCGAGCTGATGCACGACCTGTCGGTGCCGATCACGGTCCAGGGTCGCCATTGGGGTGGCTTGCGCCTGGGCTACAAGCCGCAATAGCAGCATGCCCGCTCCTGCGCAAGGAGCGGGCGTGCTCTCAGTGCTGTTGAATCAAGCGGCGGGAGACTCATGCAGCAGGGCGTTCAGGTCATCGACCGCAGGTGCCCATTCGGCATCGACATGCAATTGTTCCCTGAGAAAACTCGCCTGTTGCTCAGTCCAGAATGGCGCGTCGATGAGTTTCACGTCATCCGGCAGACGGTGCTCAGCGGTGAAGCGTTCGATGGCTTCTTGAGTGGAATCCAGGCCTAACTGGTCGAAGAGGGTTTCAAGTGTCGGGGTGGTGGTGTCCATCATATTCTCCATGCGAGCTGATCATCGGTATGCATGTGAGGGATATGGGACGCCAGAGTTCTATCCGATTGTCACGAAGTAAGCGCGCCGGAATCCACGGCGGCTTTGAGGGCCTTGGCGGCGTCTTTTGCCGCAATGGCGGCAGCGTCGACGGTTTTGAACCAGCGGTCTTTTTCGACCTGATGCGTTGTTACTGTGGTCAATGGCGGTTTGGCCCGCATGATGATGACTGCTTGAAACTCACCGTCCACTTCTCTGGCATCGCCATGGATGAAAAATTCGCCAATATCAAATTCCGTCACGTATAGCCTTCCCTTCGAGGTAACTGCACTGATGAAACCTGACCCGCAGGGGGCAAACTTCAATGGACGGGTCAGTATGGCAGTTGTTGAAGGGCCGCTGTGCAGTAAAGTGCGCAGTACAGTCAGCCAGCTGACGAAACGAGTGTGCCGTGCCGATTGGCTTCCAACGCCTTGGCCAGCGCACAGGCCTTGGTATGATCGCTGCGAAAGCCTTTTATCCTGCCGCTGGCTACTTCCTGGATATGAAAAAAGTTCTTTCCAGCCGGCACGACTCGATAAAGCACCGAATTGGAGTACCCATCGGGTGTAGGTAGGCAGTAGTATTGGCGTTCGTCTGGATAGGATGAACGCGTGTGGAAAGACGTAGTGTCGTGTTGGCGCCGTTGCATGCTCAACTCCTGTCGATCGACCTTGTGGGTAAAGCCGCCACCTTTTCGGATGGTTTTGACGTGTGTTGTTGTTTTGATATTGTCGTCGGCAGCGCGTGCCTGGTTCCATGACCGGGTCTTTTCTTTTGTGATGCGTGTCGGAAAACTGTGTTTTTAATTGGGTTATTCTCTGAAGTTGTTCGACTCGTATTCTCGGGTCCTTGAACCTGTGATTTGCTGTATTGCCGGATGACCTTGCACAAGGGCCACCGCGCCTTTGCGTACGGGCGTTATGGGTATCTTCAGTTTTTAACGAGTGTGTAATCGTGCCGTAATGGCCGTTTTTCTTGCGCTGCCCGCTCACGCGGTCGGTGCTTTTTTCGATGTGGGGGCGTTTCCTTGGCAGTCAGTAATCTGGATATGCACGCGTTGTTCGTGCTGGGTGATTTGCGCGCAAAGTTGGTCAAGCAGTTTCAATCTCGTTTTGTCTACGTTACCGAACAGACCCCGGAAGGTATCTATATCGCCGAGATCGATACCGAAGCGGCGTTGGTCGTGGACGACAAGCCACGCCTGGAACTCAAGGTCGGCGACCATTTTCGCGCGGCGGTATTGCCCAGCCGTGAAGGTGGCAAGTTCGAACTGAAGTTTCGCGATATCAAGTTGACCGTGTATGGCCTGGGCGATTACGCCTTTGTGTCTTCGGCCGAAGGCGAAGGCATTGTGTTCAAGGAAGGCCACAGCGTGATGCTGGTATTTGCCGCTCACGAGCAACTGCAGGAAGGTCTGACCAAAACCCTCAAGGCCGTCACCAGCAAGGCCGCCAAGTGGCGCAAGGGCGAACTGGTGACGTTCAAGGCCAGTGAGTAACGCCCTGCATCGCGTACGCTTTATTTCCCGGAACCTCTACTACAGTTGAGTTGACTTAACTATTCAGAGGCTTCGCGCATAGCTGCAAAGCCGTCCGCTGATGGCTGCGATATCGCGAGGTGCGAAGCAATGAAAGGATTGAGAACGCTGTTGGCTGCATCGCTGACGAGCCTGGGGCTGTCCATGGCGCCAGTGCCGGTATCGGCAGCCCAGGCGCCGGTGCACTTCGCCGACCTGAACTGGGAAAGCGGCAGCCTGATCACCGAGGTACTGCGATTCATTGTCGAGAAGGGCTACGACTTGCCTACCGACACCTTGCCCGGTACTACGATCACTCTGGAAACCGCCCTGGCCAAGAACGATATTCAGGTCATCGGTGAAGAGTGGGCGGGTCGCAGCCCGGTCTGGGTCAAGGCCGAGGCTGAAGGCAAGGTGGTGGGCCTGGGCGATACGGTCAAGGGCGCCACCGAGGGCTGGTGGGTGCCGGAATATGTGGTCAAGGGTGATCCGGCCAAAAATATCAAACCGCTGGCCCCTGACTTGAAAAGCGTAAAGGACCTGGCGCGCTACAAGGACGTGTTCAAGGACCCGGAATCCCCGGGCAAGGGACGCTTTCTCAATAGTCCCATCGGCTGGACCTCGGAAGTGGTCAACAAGCAAAAGCTCAAGGCCTACGGCCTGGACGACAGCTATGTGAATTTCCGCAGCGGGTCGGGGGCGGCGCTGGATGCCGAGATCGCCTCGTCGATCCGCCGTGGCAAGCCGGTGTTGTTTTACTACTGGTCGCCCACGCCGTTGATGGGCCGTTATAAGCTGATTCAACTGGAGGAGCCGCCGTTCGACGCCGAGGCCTGGAAGACCCTGACGGATGCGGACAATCCTGATCCCAAGCCGACCCGGTCGCTGGCGTCCAAGTTGAGCATCGGAGTGTCCACGCCGTTCCAGAAAGAGCATCCGCAGATTACGCAGTTCTTTGAGAAGGTTGAGTTTCCCATCGAGCCGCTTAACCAGGCCCTGGCGTCGATGAGCGAACATCACACGCCACCCAGGGACGTCGCCCAGGCGTTCCTCAAGGCCCATCCCGAGGTGTGGAAGGCGTGGTTGACGGAAGATGTGGCACGCAAGGTTGAGTCGGCCCTCAAGTGATCGACGGTACCTGATGGAAATCAAAATGTGGGAGGGGGCTTGCCCCCGATGGCGGCCTCAGGGCTGGTCGGGATGTTGGATTGGACCGAGTACATATCCGTTATTTAGGTAACGGCCACTTAGGGTTCCGCCCTTACGGCGGCTCACTTTTGAAAAGCGCAAAAGTAAGCAAAACGCTCTTGCCCCACCACTCGGCACCTCGCTTGGGCTCGGTGTGCCCTCTCTCCGGCTTGAATCCGTGGGCCGCCGCAATGGGCCATCCATGGCCCAGTGCGGCTAACCCGGCGTCCTGCCGGGTTACCCACGGATTCAAGCCTGCGTTCGGCCAGCGTGGTTTAACGGGGCGCCTAAGATCAAGATCAAAAGCCAGATCAAGATCAAGGTCAAGAGCGACTCGCTTCGCATCGTGGTTACGGTGGGTGCTAGGCGTTATGACGCCTTTGCTTGGCTGCTTCTTGCGCATTGCTTTAGAACGGCTCAAGACTTCGCCGGGCCGTTGCCGATCTGCCAGACGAACGGCGGCTCGGTGCCATTGATCACCCAGTCGCCGACGATCCGTGCCTTGTAGATCAAGGGATTGTGCGACGCCACCGTTCGCGCATTGCGCCAATGCCGGTCCAGGGCCTTGCCCTGGCGTACGTCCGAGGCCCCCAGCGCGTTGAACAATTGGCTGGTGGCGCGCTGGATCAGTTCCGACACCACCACCTGGGCCGTCGCCGACTCGATCTCGGCGGCCACGTTGGCTTCGCGCTCGGCCACGTCATCGCCACCGAAGCGTGCCAGATAGGCCCGTTGCGCCGGCAGCGCGGCTTTCAATGCGCTGGCGCGTGCGGCGTACACGAGTGCGGCGACTTCACCCACTACCTGTTGCACTTGCGCATCCTGGCTGACGTGGGGGGCGTTACCGTGGCTGTAGATGCGTTTGCGCGTGCGTACCTGATGGGCGACGTCGTTGAGCGCCGCGTGGCCGATGCCGGCCAGGGTGGCGAGCAGCACCAGTTGATAAAACGCGGTCTGGTATTTGAAGCGGGTGGCAAAGTCGATCACGTTTTGCGCGTCGACCACGGCGTCGGTAAAACGCGTGGTGCCGCTGCCGGTGGTGCGTTGGCCAAAGCCGTCCCAGTCATCGCGTTGCACCACCCCGGGCTGGCGCGTGCGGGTGGCGGCGATGACGTCGCCGCCGGTGTCGCTGCGCTGGGCGTATACATCGATCCAGTCGGAGAAAATGCTGCCGGTGCTGTAGAACTTTTCACCGTTGAGTCTCCAGTTGTCACCGTCGGGGCTGACCTGGGTGACTACGTCACCGATGGCCACATTGCCGATTTCAGTCCAGGCGCAGCCGACGATGTCGCC
This genomic stretch from Pseudomonas orientalis harbors:
- a CDS encoding sugar ABC transporter substrate-binding protein, translating into MKTPIRFTALALSMLLASGVAAAADIKVGVSMSAFDDTFLTYLREDMDKQAKSYPKGDGVQLQFEDARADVVKQLSQVENFISQKVDAIIVNPVDTASTKNIISAATKAGIPLVFVNRRPDQKDLPKDVVAVVSDDVEAGKLQMQYIAEKLGGKGKIVILLGDLANNSTTNRTKGVKEVLAKYPDIKIEQEQTGIWLRDRGMTLVNDWLTQGRDFNAVLANNDEMAIGAAMALKSAGKKDVLIAGVDGTPDGLNAITKGEMAASAFQDAKGQAVGSVEAARKMARHEPVEQDVVIPFKLITPDNVKDFK
- a CDS encoding sugar ABC transporter ATP-binding protein; amino-acid sequence: MLAHATVSPPPGIQPLAQDEPYLLEIVNISKGFPGVVALADVQLRVRPGTVLALMGENGAGKSTLMKIIAGIYQPDAGEIRLRGKPVVFETPLAAQKAGIAMIHQELNLMPHMSIAENIWIGREQLNSLHMVNHREMHRCTADLLARLRINLDPEEQVGNLSIAERQMVEIAKAVSYDSDILIMDEPTSAITEKEVAHLFSIIADLKSQGKGIVYITHKMNEVFAIADEVAVFRDGQYIGLQRADSMNSDSLISMMVGRELSQLFPVRETPIGDLLLSVRNLSLDGVFKDVSFDLHAGEILGIAGLMGSGRTNVAETIFGITPSSSGQITLDGKPVRISDPHMAIEKGFALLTEDRKLSGLFPCLSVLENMEMAVLPHYSGNGFIQQKALRALCEDMCKKLRVKTPSLEQCIDTLSGGNQQKALLARWLMTNPRLLILDEPTRGIDVGAKAEIYRLIAFLASEGMAVIMISSELPEVLGMSDRVMVMHEGELMGTLDRADATQEKVMQLASGMTAVH
- a CDS encoding ABC transporter permease is translated as MNAITDNKPATAPVKNRRRLPTELSIFLVLIGIGLVFELFGWIVRDQSFLMNSQRLVLMILQVSIIGLLAIGVTQVIITTGIDLSSGSVLALSAMIAASLAQTSDFSRAVFPSLTDLPVWIPVAMGLGVGLLAGAINGSIIAVTGIPPFIATLGMMVSARGLARYYTEGQPVSMLSDSYTAIGHGAMPVIIFLVVAVIFHIALRYTKYGKYTYAIGGNMQAARTSGINVKRHLIIVYSIAGLLAGLAGVVASARAATGQAGMGMSYELDAIAAAVIGGTSLAGGVGRITGTVIGALILGVMASGFTFVGVDAYIQDIIKGLIIVVAVVIDQYRNKRKLKR
- a CDS encoding TraR/DksA family transcriptional regulator, with the protein product MTKEKLLAMPADDYMNAEQHAFFEKLLQDMKVEHHERIEQNRIAIESLDTPADPADAASVEEERTWLVNAIDRDQRMLPQLERALERIKEDSFGWCDDSGEPIGLKRLLISPTTKYCIEAQERHEQIDKHQRQA
- a CDS encoding methyl-accepting chemotaxis protein is translated as MIGTEQVTSQLSRQALGAASQAHQRSSEGREVLVQSISRMHQLSQRADASRTLIEALSQRSEDIQRVTLVIQSIASQTNLLALNAAIEAARAGEHGRGFAVVADEVRGLAGRTATATDEVGVMIADIQQRTAQVVEQIRQLSADLHTGVEQVENAGEHLASIAGLAADVEQQVSEIAQGTDTNRSQLDSLFHAVEQMRSDLAVSDEQTRRLADAAVQMEGQAETISERLAQVGLDDYHQRIYDLAREGARRIGEQFEADVLHSRISLEDLFDRSYTLMPNTQPSKYKTRFDAYTDQVLPAIQEALLPRHEGLVFAIACTPQGYVPTHNKAFSHPLTGDAQVDAVQNRTKRKFDDRTGLRCGSHQQPMLLQTYTRDTGELMHDLSVPITVQGRHWGGLRLGYKPQ
- a CDS encoding DUF2789 domain-containing protein — translated: MDTTTPTLETLFDQLGLDSTQEAIERFTAEHRLPDDVKLIDAPFWTEQQASFLREQLHVDAEWAPAVDDLNALLHESPAA
- a CDS encoding ABC transporter substrate-binding protein, with product MKGLRTLLAASLTSLGLSMAPVPVSAAQAPVHFADLNWESGSLITEVLRFIVEKGYDLPTDTLPGTTITLETALAKNDIQVIGEEWAGRSPVWVKAEAEGKVVGLGDTVKGATEGWWVPEYVVKGDPAKNIKPLAPDLKSVKDLARYKDVFKDPESPGKGRFLNSPIGWTSEVVNKQKLKAYGLDDSYVNFRSGSGAALDAEIASSIRRGKPVLFYYWSPTPLMGRYKLIQLEEPPFDAEAWKTLTDADNPDPKPTRSLASKLSIGVSTPFQKEHPQITQFFEKVEFPIEPLNQALASMSEHHTPPRDVAQAFLKAHPEVWKAWLTEDVARKVESALK
- a CDS encoding acyl-CoA dehydrogenase family protein; protein product: MTEQHVINPLSIGVDYPSLAERFRPIFQRIADGAIEREHSRTLPHEPIRWLKEAGFGAVRVPVEYGGGGASLPQLFELLIELAAADSNVPQALRGHFAFAEDRLNAPPGAAREVWFKRFVDGDIVGCAWTEIGNVAIGDVVTQVSPDGDNWRLNGEKFYSTGSIFSDWIDVYAQRSDTGGDVIAATRTRQPGVVQRDDWDGFGQRTTGSGTTRFTDAVVDAQNVIDFATRFKYQTAFYQLVLLATLAGIGHAALNDVAHQVRTRKRIYSHGNAPHVSQDAQVQQVVGEVAALVYAARASALKAALPAQRAYLARFGGDDVAEREANVAAEIESATAQVVVSELIQRATSQLFNALGASDVRQGKALDRHWRNARTVASHNPLIYKARIVGDWVINGTEPPFVWQIGNGPAKS